The Leadbettera azotonutricia ZAS-9 genome has a window encoding:
- a CDS encoding MATE family efflux transporter, with amino-acid sequence MAQLGNKNLHLMESTPVWAAIIRLALPMMFSMIAQLVYNMTDTFFIGQTGDPNMVAGISLAMPLFMVSQGIGNIFGVGASSYISRMLGAKETETAKHTNAVSFYTTIMAGLVITIALLLFRKPILHIIGTSDVTFAHADSYFSIISAFIVIALLNISLSGQIRSEGATDKAMIGTLIGIILNIILDPVFILGFNMGTAGAAWATVIGQAASLGYLLWCFMSPHTMLSIHPRDFKPSGKIYGEIFKIGLPSALSNIVMSLAMALRNLMAARYGDMVIAGMGVTIRVESLSFMLIMALAMGYQPFAGFNYGAKNYKRLKKGMKITLVYTTALALFFVGAFALAGRGIIALFINDAETIAAGASFLHAFLFGLPVMGIQMTIMITFQALGKPVLGMIVSLGRQCLFYIPLLYVLNHFWGFEGFVFSQPIADIATTVVALILVFGLLRELKHHEK; translated from the coding sequence ATGGCACAGTTGGGCAACAAGAACTTGCATCTAATGGAATCAACTCCGGTTTGGGCCGCCATTATCAGGCTTGCGCTTCCGATGATGTTCAGCATGATCGCCCAGCTGGTCTACAATATGACCGATACGTTTTTTATCGGGCAGACCGGCGACCCGAACATGGTGGCGGGCATTTCGCTGGCAATGCCGCTTTTTATGGTGTCCCAGGGTATCGGGAACATATTCGGCGTGGGGGCGTCAAGTTATATCTCCCGTATGCTCGGCGCGAAGGAAACGGAAACTGCAAAACATACCAACGCGGTATCTTTTTACACGACTATCATGGCAGGCCTTGTTATTACGATTGCGCTGCTTTTGTTCCGTAAGCCGATTTTACACATCATCGGAACGAGTGACGTAACCTTTGCGCACGCGGATAGTTATTTTTCGATTATTTCCGCGTTTATTGTAATTGCGCTGCTCAATATTTCGTTGTCGGGGCAAATCAGGAGCGAAGGCGCCACCGATAAGGCGATGATTGGCACACTCATCGGTATCATCCTCAACATCATTCTTGACCCGGTGTTTATTTTGGGTTTTAACATGGGAACCGCAGGCGCGGCATGGGCCACCGTAATAGGACAGGCCGCTTCACTTGGGTATCTCCTGTGGTGTTTTATGTCCCCCCATACCATGCTTTCGATACATCCCCGCGATTTTAAACCCTCCGGAAAAATATACGGAGAAATTTTCAAAATCGGACTCCCCTCGGCGCTTTCAAATATCGTGATGAGCCTTGCCATGGCGCTGCGGAATCTCATGGCCGCGCGTTACGGAGACATGGTAATTGCCGGCATGGGAGTTACCATACGAGTGGAAAGTTTAAGCTTTATGCTGATAATGGCGCTGGCCATGGGGTACCAGCCCTTTGCGGGATTTAACTACGGGGCTAAAAACTATAAGCGTCTCAAAAAGGGCATGAAAATAACCCTTGTGTATACCACTGCTTTGGCGTTATTCTTTGTCGGCGCCTTTGCCCTGGCGGGGCGGGGCATCATTGCGCTTTTTATCAATGACGCCGAAACAATTGCGGCAGGGGCAAGCTTTTTACACGCTTTTCTGTTCGGGCTTCCTGTTATGGGTATCCAGATGACGATTATGATAACCTTTCAAGCCCTTGGAAAGCCGGTACTGGGGATGATCGTATCGCTGGGAAGACAGTGTTTGTTTTATATCCCCCTTCTGTATGTGCTTAATCATTTTTGGGGGTTCGAGGGTTTCGTGTTTTCACAGCCCATTGCTGATATAGCTACTACCGTGGTTGCGCTTATTTTGGTGTTTGGTCTTTTAAGGGAGCTCAAGCATCATGAAAAATGA
- a CDS encoding (deoxy)nucleoside triphosphate pyrophosphohydrolase, with protein MKDAIQNVAAGIFIKDRQVLIAQRNRTTRNPAFRGLWEFPGGKQEEGETILQCLEREIMEEFAVRCRADKILIESPYAYDFGAINLVGISGELLDENLTLTVHDAYRWVRIEDLPNYAFPPADLPLIEHIKNLR; from the coding sequence ATGAAAGATGCCATACAGAATGTCGCCGCCGGAATTTTCATCAAAGACCGCCAGGTGCTAATCGCCCAGCGGAACCGGACGACCCGTAACCCCGCGTTTCGGGGACTCTGGGAATTCCCCGGCGGCAAGCAGGAAGAAGGGGAAACCATCCTCCAATGTCTGGAAAGGGAAATTATGGAAGAATTTGCAGTCCGGTGCAGGGCAGACAAAATCCTCATCGAAAGCCCCTACGCCTATGATTTCGGCGCCATCAACCTGGTGGGAATCTCCGGGGAACTTCTCGACGAAAACCTGACCCTGACCGTCCATGACGCATACCGTTGGGTACGGATCGAAGACCTGCCCAATTATGCCTTCCCTCCTGCGGATCTGCCGTTGATAGAGCATATAAAAAATCTGCGATAA
- a CDS encoding O-acetyl-ADP-ribose deacetylase, with protein sequence MGLIEIIRGDITTLAVDAIVNAANSGLLGGGGVDGAIHEAAGPELFEECLKIAKSRKDNPGGPCPAGDAVITGAGQLPCKKVIHAVGPVWHGGTRGEPDLLASCYRKSLILAEEAGLSSIAFPNISTGVFGYPKEQAAEIAVNTIKRTLPETPGIARVIFVCFDGENYRLYLDFLGPVK encoded by the coding sequence ATGGGACTTATCGAAATAATCCGGGGAGACATTACCACGCTTGCTGTAGACGCAATAGTTAACGCCGCCAATTCAGGCCTTTTGGGCGGAGGCGGGGTGGACGGCGCCATCCATGAGGCTGCAGGGCCTGAACTGTTTGAGGAATGTCTTAAAATTGCCAAATCCCGAAAAGATAATCCTGGCGGCCCTTGCCCTGCGGGAGATGCTGTTATTACCGGCGCCGGCCAGCTTCCCTGTAAAAAAGTGATTCATGCCGTTGGGCCTGTGTGGCATGGCGGTACCCGAGGAGAACCGGACTTGCTGGCTTCCTGCTACCGGAAAAGCCTGATCCTCGCAGAAGAGGCGGGACTTTCCAGCATCGCTTTTCCGAATATCAGTACCGGTGTTTTCGGGTACCCCAAAGAACAAGCCGCTGAAATTGCCGTAAACACGATCAAGAGGACCCTGCCCGAAACTCCAGGGATTGCCAGGGTGATTTTTGTCTGCTTTGACGGGGAGAATTATAGGCTGTATCTTGATTTTTTGGGTCCCGTAAAATGA
- a CDS encoding methyl-accepting chemotaxis protein, translated as MALEKKKRTFSILFKIAGVASGLVLITIIILAIFSIRDLQKISLETATTIARSKLSGDINALQDVIDLEYGRLRMQDGKLCDSDGKPLDGRTELIDDISKDLGVVATIFVKEGNDFKRITTSIVDDTGKRAVGTMLGTGSAAYGPITRGESYVGNAAILGKAYLAAYHPVFTTGETGNAGDIIGVYFIGFELSEVQDLINTGTRTGVIQIVIISVILLVVSVILNLSLFKGIIVNPINKIVAQLQQVSEGNLTLKLDIKSNDEFGNMAIYSNRMVENMKSLVGSIVTQSNKLLEIGTSLASSMNQTAAAIHEITSNTESMKTQVVNQAVSVDQSSTSMEEITKNIEELNGHIGRQTGDIERSSAAVEEMLANISSVTRTLNTNMDNVQELAAASENGHTSIIEVSQDIQEIAKNSEGLKEINSVIANIASQTNLLSMNAAIEAAHAGESGRGFAVVADEIRKLAESSNVQAKTVSQVLKKIQASIQKITVSTNDVLIKFGNMAEDIKTVTNQEEQVKAAMEEQNAGSKQILDAIGGLHDKNQSVKSGSTVMLAKSAEVIEESKKLEMITSEITTGMDEMAAGAREINQAVQEVNKISLENRESIQALIAEVTKFKV; from the coding sequence ATGGCTTTAGAGAAAAAAAAGAGGACCTTCAGTATTCTGTTCAAAATCGCAGGGGTGGCGTCAGGTTTGGTTTTAATAACCATAATTATTTTGGCGATTTTCAGCATACGGGACTTGCAGAAAATAAGCCTCGAAACTGCGACTACGATTGCCCGGAGCAAACTGTCCGGCGATATAAACGCTCTGCAGGATGTGATCGACCTCGAATACGGCCGGCTCAGAATGCAGGACGGAAAGCTCTGCGACTCCGATGGCAAGCCCCTGGATGGCCGCACTGAACTCATTGATGACATCTCCAAAGACCTGGGGGTGGTTGCCACCATCTTTGTAAAAGAAGGAAACGATTTTAAGCGCATCACAACCAGCATAGTGGATGATACCGGGAAGCGGGCTGTGGGAACCATGCTGGGAACCGGCAGCGCCGCCTATGGACCCATAACCCGGGGCGAATCCTATGTAGGAAATGCCGCGATCCTGGGCAAAGCCTATCTTGCGGCTTATCATCCGGTTTTCACTACCGGCGAAACAGGCAACGCTGGTGATATCATCGGGGTATACTTCATAGGGTTTGAATTGTCTGAAGTGCAGGATCTCATCAATACCGGGACCCGGACAGGAGTGATACAGATAGTCATCATTTCCGTAATCCTGCTTGTAGTTTCGGTGATACTCAACCTGTCCCTGTTCAAAGGCATTATCGTCAATCCCATCAACAAAATAGTGGCACAGCTCCAGCAGGTTTCTGAGGGGAACCTGACCCTAAAGCTCGACATCAAGAGCAATGATGAGTTTGGAAACATGGCCATCTACAGCAACCGCATGGTGGAAAACATGAAGAGCCTTGTAGGTTCAATTGTCACGCAGTCCAATAAGCTCCTCGAGATAGGCACCAGTCTGGCATCCAGCATGAACCAGACTGCGGCTGCAATACACGAAATAACTTCCAATACCGAAAGCATGAAAACCCAGGTGGTCAATCAGGCGGTAAGTGTGGATCAGTCTTCGACCTCTATGGAAGAGATCACCAAAAACATCGAAGAACTCAATGGGCATATCGGCCGACAGACCGGGGACATTGAACGTTCCTCCGCAGCAGTGGAAGAGATGCTTGCCAATATTTCCTCGGTTACCCGGACTTTGAATACAAACATGGATAATGTGCAGGAGCTTGCGGCAGCCTCGGAAAATGGCCACACTAGCATCATCGAGGTATCCCAGGATATCCAGGAAATTGCAAAAAACTCTGAGGGCTTAAAAGAGATCAACTCCGTGATAGCCAACATTGCCAGCCAGACCAACCTCCTTTCCATGAACGCAGCCATCGAGGCTGCCCATGCGGGCGAATCGGGCCGGGGTTTCGCAGTAGTGGCCGACGAGATACGCAAGTTGGCGGAAAGTTCCAATGTCCAGGCCAAGACCGTTTCCCAGGTGCTCAAAAAAATCCAAGCTTCAATACAGAAGATCACAGTTTCTACCAATGATGTGCTGATCAAATTCGGGAATATGGCAGAGGACATCAAAACCGTGACCAACCAGGAAGAGCAAGTAAAGGCCGCCATGGAGGAACAGAACGCAGGAAGCAAGCAGATCCTGGACGCTATCGGCGGCCTCCACGACAAGAACCAATCCGTTAAATCGGGCTCCACTGTCATGCTTGCCAAAAGCGCTGAAGTCATTGAAGAAAGCAAAAAGCTTGAGATGATCACTTCCGAGATAACCACCGGCATGGACGAAATGGCTGCGGGGGCGCGGGAAATCAACCAGGCTGTGCAGGAAGTGAATAAAATCAGCCTGGAAAACCGCGAAAGCATCCAGGCCCTGATTGCAGAGGTAACCAAATTTAAGGTTTAA
- a CDS encoding 3' terminal RNA ribose 2'-O-methyltransferase Hen1: MLLTISYQGENAADLGYLLHKNPNRPQTVDLAVGRAHVFYPEVLPDRCTAALLLDIDPLDLARGKVGSKAGGLFDYVNDRPYVSSSFMSTAISRAYGTALAGRCEKRPDLAEAELDLTANVTMLPCRGDTELLEKIFKPLGYEVSFTTELLDEEFPLWGQSCYVNLCLRGKKRLRDLLRHLYVLIPVFDLRKHYWIGDDEVDKLLVHGEGWLENHPAKALITRRYFNRLQRYTRIALDRMDNGEGGPGDISADAVDPTLAVPFGTEPFVPLNTLRLEAVLKVLKESGARSVLDLGCGEGNLLRLLLKEKCFERIAGADVSGSALERAGERLNQAVSPDSGLPTALPEGQKKRLSLFQSSVTYRDRRFEGYDALALVEVMEHLDENRLDACASVIFSCAAPETVVITTPNREYNKNYPVLGERLRHSDHRFEWNRAQFRTWAEKIAARYGYLFRIEEIGETDEEAGAPTQMGVFTKCIHPVNFNWKQT; this comes from the coding sequence ATGCTGTTAACCATAAGCTATCAGGGAGAGAACGCCGCAGACCTTGGCTACCTGCTCCACAAAAATCCCAACCGGCCCCAGACTGTAGACCTTGCAGTGGGAAGGGCCCATGTGTTCTACCCGGAAGTCCTGCCTGATCGCTGTACTGCCGCCCTGCTTCTGGATATTGATCCTCTCGATCTTGCCAGGGGGAAAGTTGGCTCCAAGGCAGGCGGTCTTTTTGATTATGTTAACGACCGTCCTTATGTAAGTTCCTCCTTTATGAGTACCGCAATTTCCCGGGCTTACGGAACCGCTCTGGCGGGGCGCTGCGAAAAACGGCCGGACCTGGCGGAGGCGGAACTGGATTTGACAGCGAATGTAACGATGCTCCCCTGCCGGGGGGATACGGAACTGCTGGAAAAAATTTTTAAGCCCTTGGGCTATGAAGTCAGTTTTACTACTGAATTACTGGATGAGGAATTTCCCCTCTGGGGGCAAAGCTGCTATGTGAACCTGTGTCTCCGGGGGAAGAAGCGGCTGCGGGATCTGCTCAGGCATCTTTATGTGCTTATTCCGGTATTTGATCTCCGCAAGCATTACTGGATCGGGGATGACGAGGTGGACAAACTCCTTGTTCACGGTGAAGGCTGGCTGGAGAATCATCCCGCCAAGGCCCTTATCACCCGCCGGTACTTCAACAGGCTGCAACGCTATACCCGGATAGCCCTGGACAGGATGGATAATGGCGAAGGCGGCCCGGGGGATATTTCCGCGGATGCAGTTGATCCGACACTTGCAGTTCCCTTTGGGACAGAACCCTTTGTCCCCCTGAATACCCTGCGGCTGGAGGCGGTACTGAAGGTACTCAAGGAAAGCGGCGCCCGGTCGGTACTGGATCTGGGCTGCGGGGAGGGGAACCTGCTCCGTTTGTTATTGAAGGAAAAATGCTTTGAAAGGATAGCCGGGGCCGATGTGTCGGGTTCGGCGCTGGAACGGGCAGGGGAACGCTTAAATCAGGCTGTTTCCCCGGACAGCGGCCTCCCAACGGCGCTCCCGGAAGGACAAAAGAAGCGCCTCAGCCTTTTTCAAAGTTCCGTTACCTACCGGGACAGGCGCTTTGAAGGATACGACGCTCTTGCGCTTGTGGAAGTAATGGAACATCTGGATGAAAACCGTCTGGACGCCTGTGCTTCGGTGATCTTCTCCTGCGCCGCGCCGGAAACCGTGGTGATCACCACCCCCAACAGGGAGTACAACAAAAATTATCCGGTCCTCGGCGAAAGGCTGCGCCACAGCGACCACCGTTTTGAATGGAACAGGGCGCAATTCCGCACTTGGGCGGAAAAGATCGCCGCCCGTTACGGTTATCTTTTCCGCATTGAAGAAATCGGCGAAACAGATGAAGAAGCGGGCGCTCCGACCCAGATGGGGGTTTTCACCAAATGCATACACCCTGTGAATTTCAATTGGAAGCAAACTTGA
- a CDS encoding Fic family protein, whose product MDNYNIPVLPLAIDVESKVVLRKIAFARSALAEMKGSALSIPNESILIRTLSLQEAKSSSEVENIITTQDDIFQSDFYSQTFKTVAAKEVYNYAHALTSGFDILKKRGFLSINQILDIQAILVETKAGFRKLPGTELKNEQTGTTVYTPPQDYDTIVSLMSNLEKFINDPSISDLDPLIKMAIIHHQFESIHPFYDGNGRTGRIINVLYLVKEGLLDFPILYLSRYINQNKSLYYSLLQKVRTDNAWEEWVLFILDGIEKTALQTTQIIKQIKNLMLSQKRKLRGELKRIYSQDLLNNIFRHPYTKIKFVENDLKVTRVTAAKYLEELVRIGILEKQKLWKDNFYINRDLYKLLSNVHDVQL is encoded by the coding sequence ATGGACAATTACAATATACCAGTATTACCGCTTGCCATTGATGTTGAATCAAAAGTAGTTTTAAGAAAAATCGCCTTTGCACGCAGTGCCCTGGCAGAAATGAAAGGAAGCGCTTTAAGTATTCCGAATGAATCTATTCTTATTAGAACCCTCTCATTACAGGAAGCAAAAAGCAGTTCCGAGGTTGAAAATATTATTACCACTCAGGATGATATATTCCAATCAGATTTTTATTCCCAAACATTCAAAACTGTTGCTGCAAAAGAAGTATATAATTATGCCCATGCCCTTACAAGCGGGTTTGATATATTAAAAAAAAGGGGCTTTCTGTCTATAAATCAGATCTTGGATATTCAGGCTATCCTGGTGGAAACTAAAGCAGGATTTCGAAAATTGCCAGGAACGGAACTAAAGAATGAACAAACTGGTACAACTGTTTATACGCCACCTCAAGACTATGATACAATTGTATCGTTAATGAGTAATCTTGAAAAATTTATCAATGACCCTTCAATATCTGATTTAGATCCCCTTATTAAAATGGCAATTATTCATCATCAGTTTGAGAGCATCCATCCTTTTTATGACGGAAACGGGCGTACAGGACGCATAATAAATGTACTTTATTTAGTAAAGGAAGGTCTTCTTGATTTTCCAATTCTCTATTTGAGTCGTTACATCAACCAAAATAAAAGCCTTTATTATAGCCTTCTGCAGAAAGTACGTACGGATAATGCTTGGGAAGAATGGGTGTTATTTATCCTTGATGGCATAGAAAAAACAGCCCTGCAAACAACACAAATTATCAAACAGATAAAAAATCTCATGTTGTCACAAAAACGAAAATTGCGGGGTGAGCTAAAGCGAATCTATAGCCAGGATTTATTGAATAATATATTCAGGCACCCCTATACTAAAATCAAATTTGTAGAAAATGACCTAAAAGTGACCAGAGTGACCGCGGCAAAATATCTTGAGGAGCTGGTACGGATCGGCATATTGGAAAAACAGAAATTATGGAAAGATAATTTTTACATTAATCGGGACTTATACAAGCTTCTTTCAAATGTGCATGATGTGCAGTTGTAA
- a CDS encoding MarR family winged helix-turn-helix transcriptional regulator has translation MKNELHNELLHSLFMLKKFTHTFRPAVPPKEDEMSLVSFTLLYYIKEHKGDLSGEKIRNALSVTKPAVSQMLAVLEKKGFLTREINKENRRCIVLSLTEKGTRFIEKTEKETEKRLAGIISRFGKNETRSLITLINRFLAITEER, from the coding sequence ATGAAAAATGAACTGCACAATGAATTACTGCATTCCCTTTTCATGTTAAAAAAATTTACCCACACATTCCGTCCCGCTGTTCCTCCCAAAGAAGATGAGATGAGTCTCGTGTCATTTACCCTGCTTTATTATATTAAGGAACACAAAGGGGATTTGAGCGGTGAAAAAATCAGGAACGCACTATCCGTTACCAAACCTGCGGTTTCGCAAATGCTTGCCGTCCTTGAAAAAAAAGGTTTTTTGACCCGTGAAATCAACAAAGAAAACCGGAGATGCATTGTGCTTTCCCTCACCGAAAAAGGAACCCGCTTTATCGAAAAGACAGAGAAGGAAACCGAAAAACGGCTTGCAGGAATTATCAGCCGCTTCGGCAAAAACGAAACACGCAGTCTGATAACGCTCATCAACCGTTTTCTGGCAATCACTGAAGAGAGGTGA
- a CDS encoding polynucleotide kinase-phosphatase: MKNLQLIIPELCVVALVGASGSGKSTFARTHFKPTEVLSSDYFRGLVSDDETDQNATPAAFDSLYYVARKRLDAGKLTVIDATNVQKKSREALINLAREQNLLAAAIVFDMGESICLERNKARTDRNFGAHVVRGHIRELKRSIRSLQKEGFRYVYVLSTPEEAETAEIVRTRLWNDKRDEKGPFDIVGDVHGCYDELCALLEKMDYTVDRGAFTALPPAGRRLIFLGDLCDRGPKNAAVLKLAMNMASAGTALCVPGNHDVKLLRKLRGADVKLTHGLGLTVEELEKEQPEFIEQAIAFLDGLVSHYVLDQGRLVVSHAGLAEKLQGRSSGRVREFCLYGETTGETDEFGLPVRINWAEEYRGRALVVYGHVPSREVRSLNNTVCIDTGCVFGGKLSAYRYPEGELAEVEALQEYYAPTKPLDMADTSADGGAEGNSGELRISDVLGKRHITTRLNRSVTISAESSSLTLEIMSRFSADPRWLIYLPPTMSPCGTSKREGYLEYPEEAFDYFLTQGVSQVICEEKHMGSRAVMILCRNAEIAWARFGIEDLTGSGIAGNSAEAPAGIIYTRTGRHFFDTQASPETLILSRLANVLDKSGFWDAFSTGWVCLDTELMPWSAKARQLLIEQYAPAGRSGRSGLREAIAALEQAVAHNQTAPDQAGPLANLPPANPPPKTADAQGPRSMDIAGVLEEFRERGKYLELYTQAYRRYCWPVNSVDDYRIAPFHILATEGKVWNSENHLRHLEVIREYMTGVDPLFIATNHLAVDLSDSASREAGIAWWQALTEKGGEGMVVKPLDFIARGKDGILQPAVKCRGREYLRIIYGPEYTDPARLNRLRSRSLGKKRRLALDEFSLGMEALERFVQKEPLHRIHECVFAVLALENEEVDPRL; encoded by the coding sequence TTGAAAAATTTGCAATTGATTATCCCCGAACTGTGTGTTGTTGCCCTGGTGGGCGCATCGGGCAGCGGGAAGTCTACCTTTGCACGCACTCATTTTAAGCCGACGGAAGTTCTCAGTTCCGATTATTTCCGGGGCCTTGTTTCCGACGACGAAACGGATCAGAACGCCACCCCTGCGGCTTTCGACAGCCTCTACTATGTGGCCCGCAAGCGTCTTGACGCGGGGAAGCTCACGGTCATCGACGCCACCAATGTGCAAAAAAAATCCCGCGAGGCGCTTATCAATCTTGCCAGGGAGCAGAATCTTTTGGCCGCTGCAATTGTATTTGATATGGGCGAATCCATCTGTCTGGAACGGAACAAGGCGCGGACGGATCGGAACTTCGGCGCCCATGTAGTGCGGGGGCATATACGGGAATTGAAACGGAGCATCAGGAGTTTGCAGAAAGAAGGTTTCCGCTATGTGTATGTGCTCTCGACCCCTGAAGAAGCGGAGACAGCGGAAATTGTCAGAACCAGGCTCTGGAACGACAAGCGGGACGAAAAGGGCCCCTTTGATATTGTCGGGGATGTTCACGGCTGTTACGACGAACTCTGCGCCCTCCTCGAAAAAATGGATTACACCGTGGATCGCGGGGCTTTTACCGCTCTTCCCCCGGCAGGGCGCAGACTGATTTTCCTTGGGGACCTCTGCGACAGGGGGCCGAAAAACGCGGCGGTGTTAAAGCTGGCAATGAACATGGCGTCTGCGGGGACTGCCCTCTGTGTTCCCGGTAACCACGATGTAAAGCTGCTGCGGAAACTCCGGGGGGCGGATGTCAAGCTGACCCACGGTCTTGGGCTTACGGTGGAGGAACTGGAAAAAGAGCAGCCGGAATTTATCGAACAGGCAATAGCTTTTCTGGACGGTCTTGTGAGCCACTATGTGCTCGATCAGGGAAGGCTGGTAGTTTCCCACGCGGGGCTTGCGGAAAAACTCCAGGGTCGCAGTTCCGGCAGGGTTCGGGAATTCTGCCTTTACGGGGAAACCACCGGTGAAACCGACGAGTTCGGCCTCCCGGTCAGGATCAACTGGGCGGAAGAATACCGGGGCCGGGCCCTGGTGGTATACGGCCATGTTCCTTCAAGGGAAGTCCGTTCCCTGAACAATACGGTGTGCATCGACACGGGCTGCGTCTTTGGAGGCAAGCTCAGCGCCTACCGTTACCCCGAAGGGGAATTGGCCGAAGTAGAGGCCCTGCAGGAATACTACGCTCCGACAAAACCACTGGATATGGCGGATACATCCGCAGACGGCGGCGCGGAGGGAAACAGCGGGGAACTCCGGATCAGCGATGTTCTGGGGAAGCGGCATATCACCACCCGGCTCAACCGAAGTGTTACCATCAGCGCCGAGAGCAGTTCCCTTACCCTGGAAATCATGAGCCGCTTTTCCGCAGACCCCCGGTGGCTCATATACCTTCCCCCCACCATGTCCCCCTGCGGAACCAGCAAACGTGAAGGCTACCTTGAATACCCCGAAGAAGCCTTTGACTATTTTCTGACCCAGGGTGTATCCCAAGTGATATGCGAAGAAAAACACATGGGTTCCCGGGCGGTGATGATCCTTTGTCGGAACGCCGAAATTGCCTGGGCGCGCTTCGGCATAGAAGACTTGACGGGCAGTGGCATTGCCGGTAATTCCGCAGAGGCCCCCGCCGGGATTATCTATACCCGGACAGGCCGGCATTTCTTTGACACTCAAGCTTCCCCGGAGACTCTCATCCTCTCCCGTCTTGCAAATGTTTTGGACAAAAGCGGTTTCTGGGATGCCTTTTCTACCGGCTGGGTATGCCTGGATACCGAGCTCATGCCCTGGTCGGCCAAGGCCCGACAGCTCCTGATAGAACAATACGCCCCTGCGGGCAGATCGGGCAGAAGCGGACTGCGGGAGGCTATCGCGGCCCTGGAACAGGCTGTCGCTCACAATCAGACCGCTCCGGATCAGGCGGGTCCGTTAGCAAACTTGCCGCCGGCAAATCCGCCGCCCAAAACCGCCGATGCACAGGGCCCCCGGTCTATGGACATTGCCGGAGTACTGGAGGAATTCCGGGAACGGGGAAAATACCTCGAACTCTATACTCAAGCTTACCGCCGTTACTGCTGGCCGGTTAATTCGGTTGACGATTACCGTATCGCCCCTTTCCATATTCTGGCCACCGAGGGCAAAGTCTGGAATAGCGAAAACCATCTGCGCCACCTTGAGGTGATCCGGGAGTACATGACCGGCGTTGATCCGCTTTTTATTGCCACCAATCACCTTGCGGTGGATCTGAGCGATTCCGCTTCCCGTGAAGCGGGGATAGCCTGGTGGCAAGCCCTTACCGAAAAGGGCGGAGAGGGCATGGTGGTAAAACCCCTGGATTTTATCGCCAGGGGCAAGGACGGCATACTCCAGCCTGCCGTCAAATGCCGGGGCCGTGAATACCTGCGGATCATCTACGGTCCGGAGTACACCGATCCTGCCCGGCTCAACCGCTTGCGCAGCCGTTCACTGGGAAAGAAACGCCGCCTCGCCCTGGATGAGTTCAGCCTGGGCATGGAAGCCCTGGAACGCTTTGTTCAAAAGGAACCCCTGCACCGTATCCATGAATGTGTATTTGCCGTGCTGGCCCTGGAGAATGAGGAAGTTGACCCCCGGCTGTAA